The following nucleotide sequence is from Pochonia chlamydosporia 170 chromosome 4, whole genome shotgun sequence.
TGTTGAGGCTGAGCTGGCTGGGATTGCTGATTGTTTCTGGGAAGGTTGGAAATGGGCCGAGGGATTGAATCGGGGTTCTCGTAAACGTAAAGGCTCTTGTCAATGCTGGGAGGAATGGGCTGAATTTCAGTACCCAAATCTCTCTCGATATTGTAAAGGTTGAAGCGGTCATCCCAATTGATCAGGTTAATAGCCAAACCAAGGTGACCATAACGGCCGGATCGACCGATTCGGTGGAGGTAGGTTTCGGCGTTCTTGGGAAAatcaaagttgatgacgACATTCACAGCCTGAATATCGATACCACGGGTGAGAAGATCTGAGCAGACGAGGTTTCGGCAAACGCCGTTGCGGAAGTCGTGGAAGACGCGGTTACGcgcttgctgctgcattCTAGCATGACTGTAGAAGCAAGAGTAGCCCAGTTCGGTAATTTTCTTGGCGAGTAGCTCAACACGGTTTGTCGAGTTGCAAAAGATGATGGACTGATTAATCTGAAGCTTGGAGAAGAGTGTGTTCAGGCAGTGAAccttctgcttctcttcGACAAAGGCGTAGTACTGAGTGATGCCGCGGAGGGTGAGTTCGTCCATGAGGTTGATTTCGTAAGGGGAGACCATGTTCTTATCAGAGAAGTCCTTGACAGAGAGGGGGAAGGTGGCGGAGAAGAGCATCACCTGGCGGTCCTTGGGGTGGAACTGCAGGAGCTGCTCGATGACGGGAGTGAACTCAATGGACAGAAGCTTGTCGGCCTCGTCCATGATGAACATGGGGCATTCGCTGAGATCGGCAACACTCTTTCCTGCCAGATCCAGTATACGCCCGGGAGTTCCAACGACAATATGGACAGGGTCCTGCAGACGCAGGATGTCATCACGCAAACCGGTACCGCCGGTGGTGACCATGACGTTGATCCCCAGATGCTTACCGAGCGTCTTGCAAACCTGTGACGTTTGCATGGCAAGCTCACGAGTAGGAACGAGGATAAGACATTGAATCTTGGAGACCTTGGGGTTGATGCGTTCCAAGGCGGGAATAACGAACGCGGCGGTTTTGCCAGTACCATTCTTCGCTCTGGCCAGAATGTCCCGGCCGGTCAAGGCTACGGgaatggcttcttcttggatgggGGAGGGCTTCTCGAAACCAGCTTCGAAAATACCCATGAGGAGGTCTCGCTTCAACGCAAAGTTTTCGAATTCCAGGCCTTTCGTCTTGGTAACATCCTGAATGAAAAGAGGGAGACGTCCTCTTTAGCCCAAAACGGAACCAAGAAATGAAGAATGTTGGGAAGGGCGGTGCAAGTAGAAAACACCATTGGTCATCATATGCATACCTCTGTTTGTTGTCTGCTATCCTTGGCAGGCAATTTCAGGTTCTTCTTCCAATCATCATTCTGTGCAGGAATGCCATCGCTATTCGTAAAAGTCAGTAACGGTCTACCCCTTCAGATAAAAAGGGCAGTACAGTTGCCTTGATACACCGGCAGAGGCAGGGAAAAGTTTGCCTCCGATGTTCAAAGGCATTTGCGTAAAAACACGGACCTGAGTTGTGTGCTTCGCAGCTGATCTACCAGCTGATCGGTCATTTTGAAAAAAATATTCGGGAGTCCAAGAGCGGACTACGAGACGCAGGCTAGTTGAGATGTAAATGATTGCAAAGAATGCCGCCAAATGGGCCCTTTAGATATTTGATTTTTGTATTTTTGCCGTGTTGAGAGTTGAGCTTGTTTCTCGACCGTTTTGTCCCAAGGGCGGGCCGAGGAAGGAGGTTGGGAGTAGTGAGTCGTTGAGGATTTGTGATGGGGGACGAAATAAGGTTTAATTCAGGTGGCCTAGTGTCGGGTTGGCCACCGTACTGTTGTTGCGTCGTGCTTTATTGTGCGTTTTCGTGAAGATTGCGGCGCGCGGCCCTTTTCGATGCGAGCAAATCTCGTCGTGGTTGAAGTGCAGTGAAGTTGTGGTTAAGCTCGAAGATTCCATCGGCTGCAACAACGAACGGGCGATGTGTGGCACGGGCACGGATCGAGGCTGCAGGTCAAGTCACGTGACCGCGGGGTCTCTGAGATCTCCCTCATGATGCCCAACGGCGGAATTGTCAGGACATGTGCATGCGATATTCCGAGAAATGATCAGAGCTTTTGAGACAGTACCGGCTTGCAACCGACTGCTGTGTTTTATTTGACCCTATCTATATATCCGGGGCTGCGAATCGATCTACACAACACGAGGCTCACTCGGTTTCAGCACATGCACGGGGTCTCAGTCAACGACGACACACAAAGTTATATATCACAATCTCTTCCCTACTGTTCATTTGCCTCATTGTCTATCGCCAGTCCCTAGGCTATGGTGGGAATCAAATACAAAACATatgcaaaaataaaaagtaATAAAAGAAATCACCATAATCCCGTTCCAATAACTCATACACAATAGATGGAGCCCCTGCAATTTTATTCCCAACACCCCCAATCCATCATCTAAAGAAAACACCCCAACATCGCCTTACAACTTCATGCCCATAATCTGAGCCACCTTCATGGACTGTCTCATGCTGAGATCCAGCATAATCTCCTCACTACCGCCAGGAATAGCATATGCCCTGACATCTCTGTACAATCTCTCCACCTTGCCGCCTTGTCCGCCACGCGAGTACGACAAACCACCAAAGATCTGTGAAGCCTCGCGGGCGCAGAACTCAAATGTAACAGTAGCCTGAGCTTTAAGGCCGGCAATAGGACCGCCAAGACGCAACATGGCCTCATGCTCACCCATCTTCTGGCACTGGTAGATCATGTTCTCGAGCCAGTTGTACGAGGCCTCGATCTGGCGAGCCATGTGGGCGAGCTTCATACGAATGACGGGGTGCTCAatgagcttcttgccaaaggTGCGACGCTTGTTGGCGTACTTGACGGACTCTTCGAAGCAGACACGCGAGAAGCGCAGGCactggatgatgatgccgatACGCTcgtggttgaagttggtcaTGATGACACCGAAgcccttgtccttcttgccgAGCAAGTTCTCAACGGGGACCTTGACGTCCTCAAAGGTGATGTAGGTGGTTCCAGAGGACCAGACGCCCTGGCAGTCCATGCGACGGGTGCTGACACCGGGACCACGTTCAATGAGCAGCAGGCTCACGCCGTTCATGCCCTCGCCGCCGGTTCGCACAGCAGTGGTGAAGTAGTCGGCCCAGATACCGTTGGTGATCCACTTCTTCTCgccgttgacgatgaagtgCTTGCCGTCTTCGCTGAGCTTAGCCTCGCAGGTCAAGTTGGCGACGTCGCTGCCGGCATCGGGCTCAGTGATGGCCAAGCAGACGCGCTTGTCACCAGCGAGGATGCCAGGCATGATTCTGTCCTTGAGGGCCTTGGAACCAAACTTCATGACGGGAGGGCAGCCGAtgccaaaaccaccaatcAAGTTCCAGACGAAACCACCAGAGCCGGCGCGCGACAGCTCATCGGTCAACAGCATCTCGTGGAAGAGATCCCAGTTCTCCGTGGGGACGGACTTGACGCCCTCGGGGACATATTCGGTAGGGTACTTGACGCCCAAAAGACCGGCGAGGTAGCCACGACGGCCCATCTCCTTGTAGATCTCCTCAGGGACGCGCTTCGCCTCATCCCACTCAGTGACATTGGGCTCAATCTCATTCTCCATCCACTCGCGGACTTCGGCCCGGAGAGCGGCATGAGTCTCGTTGAAGTAGGGCGAGAAGTTGCCCTGGTACCAGGACGGGTCGGCAAAGGGAATGAGAGCGCCAAAGGGCTCGAGAGGCTCGGATTGCTCGTGGCTAGAGCTGCTGGTGACGGCCTTCTTGGGAGCCggggcggcggcggctggcTTGGGTTCGGGCTTGGGCTCAgccttgggcttggtgtCGAGCGAGCCGACTTGCAGCTTTGGCTTGTACTTTTTCAGGATGCCCTCGTTGTGGTATTTCCAGAAGATTTTGGAGGCGTCCTTGCCGGCGACGCGCTGGAGGATCTTCTTGCCACCTGCAAATCGCCCATGTTAGTAAATTAATGTGCTTTTGCAAACCACCGATTGCCGCAGAAGTCGAATGCAAGCAACTTTTGCGTGCGACGATGAGAGACTCGCGGGTAGACATACCGGGATGGTCATCCTGGAACTTGGTGATATCATAAACATCCCCATCGACAATAATGAACATATCATCGCCCTTATTATGCGACGCAACGTCGCTCGTCGTAAACACcttggacatgatgggcaaCTATGACGGAAACCCAGGAAGTAAGAAttaaaataaaaaaaaaaatagcaAAGAGTGTacgacaacaaaaaaagaagcagaaacaaaggCTAAAAATGCTACAATGGCCGCCCCGTGGCTCTTAAATTCAAAAATCGGCTTTACCACAATCACATGCGCATCCGTCGACCCCGGAGTCAGCAGTTCCCAAAGAAGAGGTATCCTCCGGAATTTCTCCCCCACAGCAATTGACACCAAAGTGCTGCTTTCTGCTGTGCAAATGCTAAACTTGTGCCATGGGGTGTGGGGGAAGCGGTTACGAAGCGAATGGCAGTTTGAATTTGGGGTGAGATTATTGGATTGGCTGTTCTGTGGCGGATGCTTCTGATGCTGCTTCACTTTTGACCCTTTGTTTGATGTCCATGACATGATCCATCTTCACACAAGTCAAATAATTCTACAGTGCACGAAAACACTCCCCAAAATATATTATGAGATTAAAACAgcgcaaaaaaaaagagaagaaaaaaaagtcatGTGTTCCATTCTCGATGGGCCGTGTCGCAGACGCAGATGGTTCAAATCTCACTCACCTGCTCACATTCGCAGACTTCCGCATTCGTTGCATGTGAAAGATTCCTGGGCAAGGGAAGCTGATGTCATGGAGACACCAGAAGCGACAGCCATAtgcaagtcaagtcccagTCCATCTGGACCCTGTGGGTCGCCCGGCTTGACCGAGGCATTGGAGCATTGGAGCATTGGAGCATTTTAGCCACCTCATCGAATCGCATCACGCTGTAAACTAATTCATTCCTCTGGCgacttgtcaacattgaacctgcTCAGTCGTCAATCTCCGCCAGTCGGAGCTGCAGCATTGCCAACCCCCagtaccaccagacaccagtgACACCACACTTGCCCTTGTGGCCTTCCTGATGAAATGCCCCGAGGTTGTGACCTTGAACCCACAAGTCTGGGTCCAGATGAGCACATGGCCTCACGGCTTTTGATCAAGCCTCCGGGATAGACTACACTGGCATATTCACGTATTCCACTAACAATTCATTGCTCAGATTGCCTCTTCCCCGGTAATTTGCATCAAACCCTAGCGTGCCATGCCCATCATCTGAGCAGCGGCCCGAAAGTGCCATCGTGGAGTCTCCATTCCTTCCATGCCCTCTCGCCTGTTTTCAGCCACACAAGCCAATGTCTCCCAATTTCCCAAGGACGCATGTGCTACTTTAAATACTGCAGTCGTACCGGTAATCAAATCAATTAGTCAGATGCCCTATTCCCTAATGCTTGCACGCCTAGATAACTCCGTGTACCATataccaccagccaagccatgtgaatgtgaatgtcCGTTTTTGGACGGGCATCTCGAGGGAATAGCCCATGTCTCACCCTCACGATCCAGATCCGTCAGCAACATCGTAGCTAGCCACTCGTTattgttgttcttgcccCGTTCTTCATTTGCAAAAACCACTGGCTTACGCCGCTCCGCGAGGCTTGGCCTTTTGAGCTGCCTTGTCCTTCTTATcttgcttcagcttctttttcttttcctcatTCTTCTCGTCCAGTTTTCGCTTGTGGGCCGCTTTTTCTGCATCCGTTTTGGGAACGGGCTTGAAGAATCCTTCCAGTCGTGCTTGTTGCGAAGTCTTGAGGTTCTTCTCCAGTCGAGCACCCGCACTACGCACTCTGTCCTCAGAAAATCCCTTCTCCGTGACAAGGAAGTGAACGAGTCCCTCGACATCCGGCTTGTCCCATTTGAAGTCGCATAATGGATCGTCTGCTTTGCGAACGTCAGGCTCAAAGAATAAGTCTCGTGCATCCTTGTAAGGCCAGTCTTCAGGCAATGTGTATTTTTTCTTCGAGTCCTTTTCAAtagcatcaacaaccttctcAAGCGTTCCATGCTCGCGAATCAACTTGAGTGCAGTTGTAGGGCCAACCTTTGGAACTGGGTCGAGGTAGTCGCATCCAAGGAGAATACACAAGTCAACAAACTGCAAGACCCAACGTGTCAGCCGGTGGTTAGAGCAAAGAAATAAGGGACCAGTCCGTAGAAAtagcaaagcaaagcatcTCACCTGGGATCGCTCCATATTCAGCCCCTCGAGGACCTTGTCAAGATGAATCTCCTGAATAGGTTCCTTGCGCTGCTCACTAAAAGTAAGATGCCTCAGCAAAATCGGCGTATTGAAGCACAACGTATCCATGTCCTCACTAGCCGCCGCGTACACTTTCCCAGCTCGCGCCAACACGGCACACTGCGCCTCAGCCTCCGTCGGCGCAATGATATACGGAATACCCATGAGCTTCAACAAGCGCTGACATTCGGCATTATGCTCCCTCGTTACACGAACAGTCCGTCTCGAGAACTTCTCCACATCCTCAGCTGTGCCCGtctccttggcctcctcCAAACCCTCCGTAGCTTCCTGCTTGCGCTGGAATCGCTTCGCCAACTCGCCAGACTTGAGCTTGGGCGGCGCACCGTCAAAAACATAGAGTggcttgatgccattgtcgaCCATTCGTAGTGTGCGGTAAAACATACCCATCAAATGGGATGTGGTCTCGCCGCTGTCGTTCATGAGTTGTTGGCCATCCGACCGCACGGCAATAAGGAAGCTGTAGATACTCATCGAGGCATCCTGTCTGTAGTGAGCCGCATGcaaggaaaaaagaaataatTTAGTTGGAACATGGTAATTGACGTACAATGGCTACTTTTCGACCAAAGTGGTTCTTGATTTCGCCCTCCTTGATTGCCTCGGGAGCTTCATCTTTGATGATCTGGAAGAGCTGCTTGATACCCATGATTGCGACGTAGCATCAGACCTGGATGGCCAGCAGCTTAGAATTCGATTGTGATGCGGAAAAAACCGACTTTTATCCCATTCATAAGATGGTAGCTTGAAGAAGTGGTAAAAATCTGACAAAtttggtgctgctgcctgGCCAAACGTCTGCGTTTGCGAAGTAATGGGAAGGGGCTGTTCCTCGCGGGGTGAAGCTGCCGCCACTGTGCACCTCAATGTACTTGAGTAAGTTGACGCGCTGACTGCGAAATTTCGCTGCTTGCTTGACGCGCCCTTTCGCGCGAGCTCTTAAAGATGCCCCACTTGGAGGCTGCCATCGGTATCTGCCTGGCCTATCACTTGCTTCAAAGCGACCATATTGAAAGCAACGTTCATGAGAGCCATGAATGATGGTACAAAAAAGTGTGAATTTCATCTGTTGTGCAAAGAGTAAAATGCTTTAAAATAAGTCTGCGGCAATTTATACACAGCCACACGTATGTAACTTATATCCTCTCATCCTGCCAGACAAAAGATGCATTCTCTAGCCTTCGCACAGAGCAAATCTTGCTACCTAGTTAGCCAGCATCAGAATTAGAACTGGCGGCAACCACTCCCTCCAAGGATTGAAAACATATCACGGATATCTATGTAGTCACGCATAATCTATAGTACGTAGCAAATAAATGTCTCGACGGCACCTCGCTCAGCCAAGTAAAAGCTCCCCTTCGTCAACCACACCAGAAAcccagcacagccaacaaaaGATAGCAGAGCTCCTCAACCAAGATTTGCACAGAAATCCACAAGTGAATCCAGTCCAAATAACCCTCCTCTATCCTAAGCCCTTCTAGAACGCCATCGAATATACACAGATGTACTGCATATATCTTGTTTGATATACCGCTCGGAATACAGAGTCGTCAAGGATGGGTCTCGCCTTGCGCTCCACCTTGCCGTGCGGAAAGAGAAAATATGTTCACAGTTTAACAACCACAGAGCGGCGTCACATTATCGGAAATGGGGAAATCCATGTCACCATTCCGCCTCGATGGTAGTCGTGCGATCAATTCTCATGTCTGGGTATCGTACATGGTACCTATTGTTGCAAGCCTCCTCGTGTTAACATACACTGTCTAGTCAGTCACCTCAAGTGATTTTGGTTTCCTTAATCTTCCTCGAAAAACACCTTCTTCCGTCCGCTACCCCGGCTGTCTTCCATGCTGTTCAGTGCCTGGTCAATTTCCATAATGTCGAGCATTTCAGCCTCCACATCTCGGGTGGTAAAGTCCGCGCTAACATCTGCCGCCGCATTC
It contains:
- a CDS encoding DNA-repair protein rad2 (similar to Aspergillus terreus NIH2624 XP_001217450.1), encoding MGIKQLFQIIKDEAPEAIKEGEIKNHFGRKVAIDASMSIYSFLIAVRSDGQQLMNDSGETTSHLMGMFYRTLRMVDNGIKPLYVFDGAPPKLKSGELAKRFQRKQEATEGLEEAKETGTAEDVEKFSRRTVRVTREHNAECQRLLKLMGIPYIIAPTEAEAQCAVLARAGKVYAAASEDMDTLCFNTPILLRHLTFSEQRKEPIQEIHLDKVLEGLNMERSQFVDLCILLGCDYLDPVPKVGPTTALKLIREHGTLEKVVDAIEKDSKKKYTLPEDWPYKDARDLFFEPDVRKADDPLCDFKWDKPDVEGLVHFLVTEKGFSEDRVRSAGARLEKNLKTSQQARLEGFFKPVPKTDAEKAAHKRKLDEKNEEKKKKLKQDKKDKAAQKAKPRGAA
- a CDS encoding ATP-dependent RNA helicase DHH1 (similar to Coccidioides immitis RS XP_001248331.1), yielding MTDQLVDQLRSTQLSDGIPAQNDDWKKNLKLPAKDSRQQTEDVTKTKGLEFENFALKRDLLMGIFEAGFEKPSPIQEEAIPVALTGRDILARAKNGTGKTAAFVIPALERINPKVSKIQCLILVPTRELAMQTSQVCKTLGKHLGINVMVTTGGTGLRDDILRLQDPVHIVVGTPGRILDLAGKSVADLSECPMFIMDEADKLLSIEFTPVIEQLLQFHPKDRQVMLFSATFPLSVKDFSDKNMVSPYEINLMDELTLRGITQYYAFVEEKQKVHCLNTLFSKLQINQSIIFCNSTNRVELLAKKITELGYSCFYSHARMQQQARNRVFHDFRNGVCRNLVCSDLLTRGIDIQAVNVVINFDFPKNAETYLHRIGRSGRYGHLGLAINLINWDDRFNLYNIERDLGTEIQPIPPSIDKSLYVYENPDSIPRPISNLPRNNQQSQPAQPQQPMAHQPQGNWQSQNGHQNHHYGRGRGRGRGFRGRGAAGGGGGGRGRGQPREAQS
- a CDS encoding acyl-CoA dehydrogenase (similar to Coccidioides immitis RS XP_001241675.1) — translated: MSKVFTTSDVASHNKGDDMFIIVDGDVYDITKFQDDHPGGKKILQRVAGKDASKIFWKYHNEGILKKYKPKLQVGSLDTKPKAEPKPEPKPAAAAPAPKKAVTSSSSHEQSEPLEPFGALIPFADPSWYQGNFSPYFNETHAALRAEVREWMENEIEPNVTEWDEAKRVPEEIYKEMGRRGYLAGLLGVKYPTEYVPEGVKSVPTENWDLFHEMLLTDELSRAGSGGFVWNLIGGFGIGCPPVMKFGSKALKDRIMPGILAGDKRVCLAITEPDAGSDVANLTCEAKLSEDGKHFIVNGEKKWITNGIWADYFTTAVRTGGEGMNGVSLLLIERGPGVSTRRMDCQGVWSSGTTYITFEDVKVPVENLLGKKDKGFGVIMTNFNHERIGIIIQCLRFSRVCFEESVKYANKRRTFGKKLIEHPVIRMKLAHMARQIEASYNWLENMIYQCQKMGEHEAMLRLGGPIAGLKAQATVTFEFCAREASQIFGGLSYSRGGQGGKVERLYRDVRAYAIPGGSEEIMLDLSMRQSMKVAQIMGMKL